The following DNA comes from Candidatus Angelobacter sp..
CAAGAACGCCAAGATTTCCAACTACGAGACAGACATCTTCCGTCCGATTTTCGATGCCATCGAGAAGCTGAGCGGGACGAAATATGGCTCGACCCTGCCGACCAAGGGTGGCACGGGCGACTCGCCCGTGTCGGTCGGCGACCTGCCGAACGAGGCGTCAAGGCGTGGAACGGTGGCCCTTCCTGCACAGGCAGCTTCTGGCGCAACCTACTCACGACGCAATCTTCCTCATTTTGAAAAGCCCTGGGTCATCTATCACATCACGATCAACACTATCCCGTCGCGACAGCTTTCTGCTCCGGCGCGGGATGTGGTTTTTGATTGCGTCCTTCACTGGCGCGAATCGCGTTACCGGCTCGTGGCTGCCTGCGTGATGCCCGACCATGCTCATTTCATCATTCAGCCGGGCGTGAAAGCGGAGGATAAATTCGGCAAGCCGATATTCTGGCCCTTGTCTGAAATTCTCCACTCCATCAAATCCTACTCGGCCAAAGAGGCGAATAAAATGGAAGGGAAGACCGGGCCTCTCTGGCAGGAGGAACGATACGACCGGTACATGCGGAGCAACGCCGACCTGCAGGAGAAGTTTCATTATCTTTGCCGGAATCCGTGGGAAGCAGGATTGGTCCAGGAAAACGAGCCCTGGCCCTGGCTGTGGACACCCGATATCGAGGCGTCGAAACCTTACGTCCCTCTTGTTCAACGCGAGGGCAGGAAAAGCGACCCGTCTGTGGCCGATGACGACATTCCAACGGGAACTGCCGGGCAGGTTGCCCGACAGGACGGGCCAGTGGCCCGTGCCACCCAGATTCAAATTGACGTGGCCTTCCGCGTCGTTGCCGATCACATCCGCACGCTCTCGTTCGCCATCGCCGACGGCATCCAGCCCGGCAACAACGACCGCAACTACGTTCTGCGCCGGATTTTGCGCCGTGCCGTGCGTTACGGCCGCACGCTCGGTTTCCACGAACCGTTCTTTTACAAACTTGTGGACGTGCTCGCCGACACAATGGGCGATGTCTTTCCCGAGATCCGCGCGAAGAAGAAACACGTCCAAGACGTCATCCGCACGGAGGAAGAGGCGTTTAACAAGACGTTGGATAGAGGGATTGAGAGATTTAGCGCCGCATTCCACACCGCCGTAAAGGAACACAACTATAGGAAAATCGCTGAAAGCGGAAAAAAAATCCGAATCGATTTCGGGCAGTTCCACTTCGAGTCAACTCCGGTGTCCAAGTCAGGCGCCGATCATCAGCCCGACGTGGTGATCGATCTGGACGGCGATTTCGCACGCCAGCTTCACGACGCAGGGCTTGAAGTGCCAGTGTTTCGAGGAAGCGACGCCTTCGAACTTTACGACACCTATGGGTTCCCGCTCGACCTCACTGAGTTGATGGCTCGCGAGCGCGGGTTGACCGTGGACAAGGAAGGCTTCGAGAAGTTGATGGAAGAGCAGCGCGCCCGCGCCCGCGCCGCGCAGAAGAAGGAAGTCATTTCGCTTTCCCAGATCGAGACCACGACACCAACGAAGTTCGTCGGCTTCGACAAGCTGGAGACTGAAGCAAAGGTTGTCGAGGTCGTGTCGCTGAAGGACAAGACCGCCGTCGTCTTTGATACCAGCGTCTGTTATGCCGAGATGGGTGGCCAGGTCGGCGACACCGGCAAACTGGAACACGGCAGCAAACTCTGGCGCGTCCTCAACACGCAGAAGTCTGGCAGCACATGGCTGCATTTTGTTGAAGAAGGGGTGGCACGGGCCACTGGCCCGTCCGGCGAGGCGACCCGCGTCGCCGCGCCAGCCGGCGGGTCGCCGACTGGCACAGGCGAGTCGCCTGTGCTCCCCATTCCCGGGGATACTGTTACCCTGGTCGTTGATCGCCCGCGCCGTGAAGCCATCCAACGCCACCACACCGTCACGCATTTGTTCCATTG
Coding sequences within:
- a CDS encoding alanine--tRNA ligase-related protein is translated as MTSAQIRQSFLDFFRSKQHTIVASSSLLPDAPNLLFTNAGMNQFVPIFLGQARCPYTPGRAADTQKCIRAGGKHNDLDDVGLDTYHHTFFEMLGNWSFGDYFKKETIEWAWELVVGIWKFPPTRLYATVYKPGKGDPSEFDQDAWNFWAEKFCSVGLDPAVHVVNGNKKDNFWMMGETGPCGPCSELHVDLTPAGDTKGALVNKGDARCIEIWNLVFIQFNAQPVAAVCDRRGDSEGDRRSQTAATIEFVPLAQQHVDTGMGFERVTSIIQGTKGFSDFKNAKISNYETDIFRPIFDAIEKLSGTKYGSTLPTKGGTGDSPVSVGDLPNEASRRGTVALPAQAASGATYSRRNLPHFEKPWVIYHITINTIPSRQLSAPARDVVFDCVLHWRESRYRLVAACVMPDHAHFIIQPGVKAEDKFGKPIFWPLSEILHSIKSYSAKEANKMEGKTGPLWQEERYDRYMRSNADLQEKFHYLCRNPWEAGLVQENEPWPWLWTPDIEASKPYVPLVQREGRKSDPSVADDDIPTGTAGQVARQDGPVARATQIQIDVAFRVVADHIRTLSFAIADGIQPGNNDRNYVLRRILRRAVRYGRTLGFHEPFFYKLVDVLADTMGDVFPEIRAKKKHVQDVIRTEEEAFNKTLDRGIERFSAAFHTAVKEHNYRKIAESGKKIRIDFGQFHFESTPVSKSGADHQPDVVIDLDGDFARQLHDAGLEVPVFRGSDAFELYDTYGFPLDLTELMARERGLTVDKEGFEKLMEEQRARARAAQKKEVISLSQIETTTPTKFVGFDKLETEAKVVEVVSLKDKTAVVFDTSVCYAEMGGQVGDTGKLEHGSKLWRVLNTQKSGSTWLHFVEEGVARATGPSGEATRVAAPAGGSPTGTGESPVLPIPGDTVTLVVDRPRREAIQRHHTVTHLFHWALHEVVSRDATQKGSFVGPDKLTFDFNSAALTPQQVADIEKLVNERILENAGVSWIEVPYAEVKSRKDVMQFFGDKYGDTVRVVQIGGRAGELNGYSMELCGGTHTRATGEIGLFRIVGESAIAAGVRRVEAVAGLQAYDLANQQLHLLRNVAGQVNSPIQELEKKIETLLAHQKELEKQVKITMQRNASNAASELLGRAQTVNGVPLITHNLGDADGDFLQAIADALKGRFKGVVVLGGCSNNAVTLVATVSHEFTAKVQAGKIIQQIAPIVGGKGGGKPDNARGGGKDASKLDEALAKAADLLK